From the Gramella sp. Hel_I_59 genome, one window contains:
- a CDS encoding alpha/beta fold hydrolase: MEVSKEQNIIIEGRHNKPIPMDLIFKDDGKAKPVVIFCHGYKGFKDWGAWDKMGELIAEAGYFFVKFNFSHNGTSPENPTEFYQIEAFGDNNYTIELDDLQSVIDSLLLPTFKFGQHLDPSDISLIGHSRGGGITVLKSAQDKRITKLITLASVSDFGSRFPEGKKLEAWEKKGVQYIVNSRTGQQLPHHYQFYKNFKENKEKLNIKKAAQKLKIPHLIAHGSSDTSVSIGEAGNLFEWSPAPKLLLVENADHVFGVSHPWKDEEELPKEFKHVINKTIEFLNADAEDLYAEYADND, translated from the coding sequence ATGGAAGTTTCTAAGGAACAGAATATCATCATCGAAGGTCGTCACAACAAGCCAATTCCAATGGACCTCATCTTTAAGGATGATGGAAAAGCAAAGCCGGTGGTGATCTTTTGTCACGGATATAAAGGTTTTAAAGATTGGGGAGCCTGGGATAAAATGGGCGAACTGATTGCTGAAGCAGGCTATTTCTTTGTGAAATTTAATTTTAGTCACAACGGAACAAGTCCTGAAAATCCGACAGAATTTTACCAGATAGAAGCATTTGGTGATAATAATTACACCATCGAATTGGATGATCTACAATCTGTCATCGACTCACTGCTATTGCCAACATTTAAGTTCGGGCAACACCTGGATCCTTCAGATATTAGTTTGATAGGTCATTCCAGAGGTGGAGGAATCACTGTATTAAAGTCGGCTCAGGACAAACGAATCACCAAACTTATCACACTTGCATCAGTTTCAGATTTTGGATCAAGATTTCCGGAAGGAAAGAAATTGGAAGCATGGGAGAAGAAAGGGGTGCAGTACATAGTAAACTCCAGAACAGGACAGCAATTGCCCCATCACTACCAGTTCTACAAAAACTTTAAGGAAAACAAAGAGAAGCTTAATATTAAAAAGGCGGCTCAAAAACTGAAAATTCCACATTTGATCGCCCATGGAAGTAGTGATACCAGTGTATCAATTGGAGAGGCCGGGAATCTTTTTGAGTGGAGTCCTGCTCCAAAACTATTATTGGTCGAAAATGCAGATCATGTCTTTGGGGTTTCTCATCCCTGGAAAGATGAAGAGGAGCTTCCAAAGGAATTCAAACATGTGATCAATAAAACGATCGAGTTCCTGAATGCTGATGCTGAGGATCTTTATGCTGAATATGCCGATAACGATTAA
- a CDS encoding OmpA family protein, protein MKHLSKIVLASLLFLGLTTAQAQDADNPWAIGIGANAVDFYPTGEDAPLGGWFDQYFDTGDHWNILPSVSKLSVSRYIGAGFVGELSGTINQIDKYGDRGVQDLSYYGVDLGLDYSLRALLNDGWIDPVVGVGGGYTWIGDQDGEDISNLDAATLNGKVGLNFWFSDNIALTVESKYKHVFEAEMASHFQHAAGVKFMFGGTDTDGDGVYDKDDECPEQPGLAEFNGCPDSDGDGIEDRQDACPNEAGLAEFDGCPDSDGDGVADPDDDCPEVAGLAEMNGCPDADGDGVRDDEDECPEEAGPAENNGCPWPDTDGDGILDKDDDCPEVAGVAASNGCPEPTAEVISELNEYSKTVLFDLNKASIRTESEEALKSIVDIMNEYPQTIFHIGGHTDSSGSDSYNMNLSKERAASVATFLEENGVPSNRLTSEGYGETQPIATNSTAKGRQDNRRVEISLDKDKEMKDKSNEESMN, encoded by the coding sequence ATGAAACATCTTAGCAAAATTGTATTGGCTTCTTTGCTGTTTTTGGGCTTAACTACGGCTCAGGCACAGGATGCTGACAACCCTTGGGCAATTGGTATTGGTGCCAATGCAGTCGACTTTTATCCAACCGGTGAGGATGCTCCTCTAGGTGGATGGTTCGACCAGTATTTTGATACCGGAGATCACTGGAACATTCTTCCATCGGTTTCTAAGCTTTCTGTATCCAGATATATTGGAGCAGGATTTGTAGGAGAATTGAGTGGTACTATCAACCAGATCGACAAGTATGGTGATAGAGGAGTTCAAGATCTTTCTTACTATGGTGTTGACCTTGGATTGGATTACAGCCTTAGAGCACTACTTAATGACGGATGGATTGATCCTGTTGTTGGAGTTGGTGGTGGTTACACTTGGATTGGTGACCAGGATGGAGAAGATATCTCTAACCTTGATGCTGCAACTCTTAACGGTAAAGTTGGATTGAACTTCTGGTTTTCAGATAACATCGCTCTTACTGTAGAATCTAAGTACAAGCACGTATTTGAAGCTGAAATGGCTTCTCACTTCCAGCATGCTGCTGGTGTTAAGTTCATGTTCGGTGGAACTGATACTGACGGTGACGGAGTATATGATAAAGACGATGAGTGTCCAGAACAACCAGGTCTTGCTGAATTCAACGGTTGCCCAGACTCTGATGGTGACGGAATCGAAGATCGTCAGGATGCATGTCCTAACGAAGCTGGTCTTGCTGAATTTGACGGATGTCCTGATTCTGATGGTGACGGTGTAGCTGATCCTGATGATGATTGTCCTGAAGTTGCAGGTCTTGCTGAAATGAACGGTTGTCCTGATGCTGATGGTGACGGTGTAAGAGATGATGAAGATGAGTGTCCTGAAGAAGCTGGTCCAGCTGAAAACAATGGATGCCCATGGCCTGATACTGACGGTGACGGAATCCTTGATAAGGATGATGACTGTCCTGAAGTAGCTGGTGTTGCTGCATCTAACGGATGTCCAGAACCAACTGCTGAAGTAATTTCAGAACTTAACGAATATTCTAAGACTGTACTTTTTGACTTGAACAAAGCATCTATCAGAACTGAATCTGAAGAAGCTCTTAAGTCTATCGTAGATATTATGAATGAGTATCCACAAACTATCTTCCACATTGGAGGTCACACAGATAGCTCAGGAAGTGATTCTTACAACATGAACCTTTCTAAAGAACGTGCTGCTTCTGTAGCTACTTTCCTTGAAGAGAATGGTGTACCATCTAACAGATTAACTTCTGAAGGATATGGTGAAACTCAACCAATTGCTACTAACAGTACTGCAAAAGGAAGACAGGATAACAGACGTGTTGAAATCTCTCTTGACAAAGACAAAGAGATGAAAGATAAGTCTAATGAAGAGTCAATGAACTAA
- the kbl gene encoding glycine C-acetyltransferase: MYGKIKEHLEKELEEIKNDGLFKKERIITGPQDAVIKISTGQEVINFCANNYLGLSSHPEVIQAAKDTMDTHGFGMSSVRFICGTQDIHKELEQKIADFYGTEDTILYAACFDANGGIFEPLLTKDDAIISDSLNHASIIDGVRLCKAARYRYQNGDMNDLEEQLKAANEKGARFKMIVTDGVFSMDGLVAPLDAICDLADKYDALVMIDECHATGFIGEKGIGTLEEKNVLGRVDIITGTLGKALGGAMGGYTTAKKEIIELLRQRSRPYLFSNSLAPAIVGASIKVFDMLENDSSLRQKLKENTAYFKKGVKEAGFEIIDGEAAIVPVMLHDAKLSQDMADKLLEEGIYVIGFFYPVVPKGKARIRVQLSAAHNKEHLDKAIQAFTKVGKELGVIS; the protein is encoded by the coding sequence ATGTACGGAAAAATAAAAGAGCATTTAGAAAAAGAACTTGAAGAGATCAAAAACGACGGACTCTTTAAAAAAGAACGAATCATTACCGGACCTCAGGACGCGGTGATCAAAATATCTACCGGGCAGGAAGTGATCAACTTCTGCGCGAACAACTACCTGGGATTGTCTTCACATCCTGAAGTGATTCAAGCTGCAAAAGATACTATGGATACTCATGGTTTTGGAATGTCCAGTGTACGTTTTATTTGTGGAACCCAGGATATTCATAAAGAACTGGAGCAAAAGATCGCTGATTTCTACGGAACTGAAGATACAATCCTGTACGCCGCATGTTTTGATGCCAACGGTGGAATTTTCGAGCCACTGCTTACTAAAGATGATGCTATTATTTCAGATTCATTAAATCATGCTTCTATTATTGATGGTGTGAGACTATGTAAAGCTGCGCGTTATCGTTACCAGAATGGTGACATGAATGATCTTGAAGAGCAGTTAAAGGCGGCGAACGAAAAAGGAGCACGTTTCAAAATGATCGTAACAGATGGTGTTTTCTCCATGGATGGCCTTGTAGCTCCTTTGGATGCTATTTGTGATTTGGCAGATAAGTATGATGCATTAGTAATGATCGATGAATGTCATGCTACCGGTTTTATTGGTGAGAAAGGAATTGGAACACTGGAAGAAAAGAATGTTCTTGGTAGAGTTGATATCATTACAGGTACTTTAGGAAAAGCACTTGGTGGCGCCATGGGAGGTTATACTACTGCTAAAAAAGAGATCATCGAGCTATTAAGACAAAGATCAAGACCATACTTATTTTCAAACTCACTGGCCCCTGCGATCGTTGGAGCATCTATCAAAGTGTTTGACATGCTCGAGAATGATTCCAGTTTAAGACAAAAGTTAAAAGAGAATACTGCGTATTTCAAAAAAGGTGTTAAAGAAGCCGGATTTGAGATCATTGATGGAGAGGCAGCAATTGTACCGGTAATGCTTCATGATGCGAAATTATCCCAGGATATGGCAGACAAGTTGCTTGAAGAGGGAATCTATGTAATAGGCTTCTTCTATCCCGTGGTACCAAAGGGAAAAGCAAGAATTAGAGTCCAATTATCTGCTGCACATAACAAGGAACATTTGGACAAAGCGATTCAGGCATTTACCAAAGTTGGAAAGGAATTAGGAGTGATTAGCTAA
- a CDS encoding GNAT family N-acetyltransferase: protein MIRRAENSDLQEIKKLTEACAEAMIEQGIYQWNEHYPSIEKLQADVETKELFKLVSNSEILGIIVLTPFMDKEYEPINWLSKTENNLYVHRLATHPDHWGSGLGQQLMDFAENLAREENYESVRLDTFSLNKRNHKFYEARGYQSLGNIYFPRQSEAPFYCYELLL from the coding sequence ATGATCAGAAGAGCTGAAAATAGCGACCTCCAGGAGATCAAAAAACTAACTGAAGCCTGTGCCGAAGCGATGATCGAACAGGGAATCTACCAATGGAATGAACACTATCCTTCCATCGAAAAACTACAGGCTGATGTGGAAACAAAGGAACTTTTTAAGCTAGTTTCAAATAGTGAAATTCTGGGCATCATTGTCCTCACTCCGTTTATGGATAAGGAGTATGAACCTATCAATTGGTTGAGCAAAACAGAGAATAACCTTTATGTTCACAGACTCGCAACACATCCAGATCACTGGGGTTCTGGATTAGGACAACAGTTAATGGACTTTGCCGAAAACCTTGCCAGAGAAGAGAATTATGAATCGGTAAGACTTGATACCTTTAGTTTAAATAAGCGGAATCATAAATTTTACGAAGCCCGCGGATACCAGAGTTTGGGAAATATTTATTTTCCGAGGCAAAGCGAAGCTCCTTTTTATTGTTACGAGTTGCTTTTGTAA
- a CDS encoding enoyl-CoA hydratase/isomerase family protein encodes MSTNRENGSLFTNIDQKIATLEFGHPASNSFPSVLLKRLEDEIHSLSENKDVALIILKSEGEKAFCAGASFDELINIDNLEDGKKFFSGFAGVINAMRVCKKPIVGRIHGKTVGGGVGLAAACDYAFATEAASIKLSELSIGIGPFVIAPAVERKMGTAALAELTLAAHEWKNAYWAKEKGLFARVFESTKDMDKEISLFTEKLTSYNPQALTEMKQILWKDTDHWPQLLEERAAVSGELVLSDFTKNALSKFRK; translated from the coding sequence ATGAGTACCAACCGCGAGAACGGTAGTTTATTTACCAATATAGACCAGAAGATAGCAACATTAGAATTTGGCCACCCAGCCAGTAATTCTTTTCCGTCGGTTCTTCTGAAAAGACTGGAAGATGAGATCCATAGCCTTTCCGAAAATAAGGATGTGGCCTTGATCATTCTAAAATCTGAAGGTGAAAAAGCTTTTTGTGCCGGTGCATCTTTTGATGAACTCATCAATATCGATAATCTTGAAGATGGTAAGAAATTCTTTTCAGGTTTTGCAGGAGTGATCAATGCTATGAGAGTTTGTAAAAAACCGATCGTAGGAAGAATTCATGGTAAAACAGTTGGTGGTGGTGTTGGACTTGCCGCTGCTTGTGATTATGCTTTTGCTACGGAAGCTGCTTCGATTAAGCTTTCAGAATTGAGCATTGGAATTGGTCCTTTTGTGATCGCTCCGGCGGTAGAAAGAAAAATGGGCACCGCTGCACTGGCAGAACTTACTCTGGCTGCTCATGAATGGAAGAATGCATATTGGGCTAAAGAAAAAGGTTTATTCGCCCGCGTTTTTGAATCCACTAAAGACATGGATAAGGAAATATCATTATTTACTGAAAAACTTACTTCTTATAATCCACAGGCACTTACTGAAATGAAACAGATCCTCTGGAAAGATACTGACCACTGGCCGCAACTGTTGGAAGAAAGAGCGGCTGTTTCCGGAGAACTGGTACTTTCAGATTTTACGAAAAATGCACTTTCAAAATTCAGAAAATAG
- a CDS encoding PD-(D/E)XK nuclease family protein — translation MKSFICEVLEKLRTTNHNISELVIILPSKRAGAYLLKELAAITEETIFAPTIYSIEEFTEVISKLQGIDNTVTLFEFYNVYKELTPEDEQETFETFVTWAQSLIHDFNEIDRYLIDHKPFFDYLSGIQDINHWYLQEEKTELIEKYLAFWKRLPDYYESLASKLLEKEQGYQGLIYRKASENVEEYSASITSKHVFIGFNALNASEQHIIQFMLEKDEAEVFWDLDNHFYKDRAHGASLFLRQYLEDWKFYQENQKPVFNNKYSEEKEIQLIGVPKNIGQAKYLGEIITDLTSEELENTAIVLGEEDLLLPVLSSLPDHINDLNVTMGFPIDNAPVSSLFENIFNIHISTSKDHYYKDVLGIVNHPALYEIISTDAERLIKKINKDNLVYLKSEEILGEFKDENRRIVELCFKPKNDSVTMFSEDVQELIQILKTHLKAKEDTLSLEFLYHFYQLFNKLETLNEKFTHIKTIRSLHDFYKELVSTETLDFQGRPFKGLQLMGMLESRALDFETVIITSLNEGTLPAGKSDNSFIPYDLKQEYKLPTYREKDAVYTYHFYRLLQRAKKVFLLYNTEADGLNSGEKSRFITQLEIENIPAHHITQHLISPMVPANGQKLREVEKTPQMMEKIRSLAASGFSPSALTTYMRNPLDFYNQYVLGVRDQEEVEETVAFNTLGTVVHNALENLYKPLEGELLSTEIVERFKKEANSQIAQEFAKNYSKAPLDKGRNLLILEVAKRYMRNFLNFEIKRLDNGSDIQILQIEKDLKVALPIDDLQFPVYLRGKVDRVEKADGVTRIMDYKTGKVESKDLIVKDWNEITKDYDKFAKSFQVLTYATLISLEKDLKFPAEAGIISFKNLRSGFLKFQLKIDKKPDYLIQEETLEHFQKELKKLIMEICNPEIPFIEKEIKKHYGSF, via the coding sequence ATGAAATCATTCATCTGCGAGGTCCTCGAAAAACTAAGGACTACCAATCATAATATATCAGAGCTGGTCATTATTCTTCCCAGCAAGCGTGCCGGTGCTTATCTACTTAAAGAACTGGCTGCGATAACAGAAGAAACAATCTTCGCACCTACGATTTATAGTATTGAAGAGTTTACAGAAGTTATTTCGAAACTACAGGGAATTGACAATACTGTTACCCTTTTCGAATTTTACAATGTTTATAAAGAACTGACTCCTGAAGATGAACAGGAAACATTCGAAACATTTGTGACCTGGGCACAAAGTCTTATTCATGATTTTAATGAAATAGACCGGTACCTGATCGATCATAAACCTTTCTTTGATTACCTCTCTGGCATACAGGATATAAACCACTGGTATCTTCAGGAAGAGAAAACAGAATTGATCGAGAAATACCTCGCTTTCTGGAAGAGACTTCCAGATTATTATGAATCTCTTGCCAGCAAACTACTGGAAAAAGAACAGGGATATCAGGGCCTTATTTATCGTAAGGCATCAGAGAACGTCGAGGAATATTCGGCCAGTATTACTTCAAAGCATGTTTTTATTGGTTTCAATGCTTTAAATGCTTCGGAACAGCATATCATTCAGTTTATGCTGGAGAAAGATGAAGCAGAAGTTTTCTGGGATCTTGACAATCATTTTTACAAGGATCGTGCGCATGGTGCTTCTTTATTTCTGAGACAATACCTCGAAGACTGGAAATTTTACCAAGAGAATCAGAAGCCTGTATTTAACAATAAGTATTCAGAAGAAAAGGAAATCCAGCTCATCGGCGTACCAAAAAATATTGGGCAGGCAAAATACCTTGGCGAAATCATTACCGATCTCACTTCCGAAGAACTGGAGAATACGGCGATAGTACTTGGCGAAGAAGACCTTTTATTACCCGTTTTAAGCTCACTTCCAGATCATATAAATGATCTTAACGTTACCATGGGTTTTCCCATAGATAATGCGCCTGTAAGCTCTCTTTTTGAAAATATCTTTAATATTCATATATCGACAAGTAAGGATCATTATTATAAAGATGTTCTTGGGATCGTAAATCACCCGGCTTTGTATGAAATCATTTCCACTGATGCGGAAAGGTTGATAAAGAAGATCAATAAAGATAACCTTGTTTATTTGAAGTCTGAAGAAATTCTTGGAGAATTCAAGGACGAAAATCGAAGAATAGTGGAGCTATGTTTTAAACCGAAAAACGATTCGGTTACCATGTTTTCTGAAGATGTACAGGAATTAATACAAATTCTCAAAACACATTTAAAAGCTAAAGAAGATACGCTCTCATTAGAGTTCTTATATCATTTTTACCAGCTGTTTAATAAACTGGAAACTCTGAATGAGAAGTTTACCCATATAAAAACGATCAGGTCTTTACATGACTTTTACAAGGAACTGGTAAGTACTGAAACGCTGGATTTCCAGGGTAGACCTTTTAAAGGTTTGCAACTAATGGGAATGCTTGAATCACGGGCGCTTGACTTTGAAACTGTGATCATAACCTCTCTCAACGAAGGGACACTGCCTGCAGGAAAATCAGATAATTCTTTTATTCCTTATGATCTAAAACAGGAATATAAATTACCTACCTACCGGGAAAAGGATGCGGTGTATACATACCATTTTTACCGATTGTTACAACGCGCCAAAAAGGTTTTCCTACTTTATAATACAGAAGCAGACGGACTCAACTCTGGAGAGAAGTCCAGATTCATTACTCAGTTGGAGATAGAAAATATTCCAGCGCATCATATTACTCAGCATCTTATTAGCCCGATGGTACCAGCTAACGGCCAAAAGTTAAGAGAGGTAGAGAAAACTCCGCAAATGATGGAGAAGATCAGGAGTCTTGCTGCCTCAGGATTTTCCCCTTCAGCATTAACTACGTATATGCGAAATCCTCTTGATTTCTATAACCAGTATGTGCTGGGAGTGAGAGATCAGGAAGAAGTGGAAGAAACAGTGGCTTTTAATACACTGGGAACAGTAGTACATAATGCGCTGGAAAACCTTTACAAACCACTAGAAGGGGAATTACTATCCACAGAGATTGTTGAAAGATTTAAAAAGGAAGCAAACAGTCAGATCGCACAGGAATTTGCCAAGAATTACAGCAAAGCACCATTAGATAAAGGTCGGAATTTGTTGATTCTCGAAGTAGCTAAAAGGTATATGCGCAATTTTCTGAATTTTGAAATTAAGAGACTGGATAATGGCAGTGATATTCAGATATTACAGATCGAAAAAGATCTTAAGGTCGCGTTACCAATAGACGATCTGCAATTTCCAGTTTATTTGCGAGGTAAAGTAGACCGGGTTGAAAAGGCAGACGGTGTGACCAGAATTATGGATTATAAGACCGGAAAAGTTGAGTCCAAAGACCTGATCGTGAAAGACTGGAATGAAATAACAAAAGATTATGACAAATTCGCAAAAAGCTTTCAGGTTTTAACTTACGCCACCTTGATATCCCTTGAGAAAGATCTTAAATTCCCCGCGGAAGCAGGAATCATTTCTTTCAAGAATCTTAGATCAGGATTTCTTAAATTTCAGCTGAAAATTGACAAGAAACCAGACTATTTGATTCAGGAAGAAACCCTGGAACATTTTCAGAAAGAACTAAAAAAATTAATAATGGAGATCTGCAATCCAGAAATTCCATTTATCGAAAAAGAAATTAAAAAACATTATGGAAGTTTCTAA
- a CDS encoding 2OG-Fe(II) oxygenase produces the protein MILQEKELFEQVDFELNELYETIITDISEQKYSIVDGFFNPAEVDLLRSTLIAKHKEDAFKKAAIGNRTNELIEKSVRGDFILWMNEATAEPAESIFFQKVNDLVQYLNRTCFMGILHKEFHYALYPEGTFYKRHLDTFQNDGRRKLSMVCYLNDENWTPENGGELSIYTTNNGKEEELKIYPLPGRMVIFESQELEHEVKTVRVPRLSITGWLKTR, from the coding sequence ATGATCCTTCAAGAAAAGGAATTATTTGAACAGGTAGATTTCGAGCTAAATGAGCTTTATGAAACCATCATTACTGACATATCAGAACAAAAATATAGCATTGTAGATGGTTTCTTTAATCCTGCTGAGGTAGACCTGCTTAGGTCTACACTTATTGCAAAACATAAGGAAGATGCTTTCAAGAAAGCTGCAATCGGGAATAGAACCAATGAGCTTATTGAAAAATCTGTTCGGGGAGATTTTATTCTATGGATGAATGAAGCTACAGCTGAACCTGCTGAATCCATATTTTTTCAAAAGGTTAATGATCTAGTGCAATACCTGAATCGTACCTGTTTTATGGGGATACTTCATAAAGAATTTCATTATGCGCTTTATCCTGAAGGAACTTTCTATAAACGGCATCTCGATACCTTTCAAAATGATGGGAGGCGTAAATTATCCATGGTTTGTTACCTGAATGATGAAAACTGGACACCTGAAAATGGCGGTGAATTAAGTATTTATACTACTAACAACGGAAAGGAAGAGGAATTGAAAATCTATCCTTTGCCGGGGAGAATGGTGATTTTTGAAAGTCAGGAGCTGGAACATGAAGTTAAAACTGTCAGAGTTCCCAGGCTGAGCATTACGGGCTGGTTGAAAACGAGGTAA
- a CDS encoding MATE family efflux transporter — MASKPGNSVSFGNINKIAIPAIIAGIAEPLISLTDIAVIGNVEENSIEALAAAGIVGSFLSAIIWIVAQTKTAISATVSQHLGANRLHAVKTLIPQTILFNFLFSLFIYATTAIFAEAIFSAYNADGLILQYSESYYKIRALGYPLTLVTFAIFGVFRGLQNTLWAMKCSLTGAVVNIVLDYILVYGIDGLVPAMHLEGAAYASLVAQATMLIMALWFYFRKTPFHLKLSLKINPQMKPLLLMAANLFIRTAALNFAIYLANAYATDYGKNYIAAQSILMNIWLFFSFFIDGYANAGNAIGGKLLGARDYKNLWELSKKISKYAVLIALILMGICFALYDQIGLLFNKEASVLALFSSVFWIVLIMQPVNAIAFMFDGIFKGLGEAKYLRNVLLVATFLGFTPTLLLADHFGLKLYAIWIAFFVWMLIRSSTLVIYFRRKYLHKKV; from the coding sequence ATGGCCTCAAAACCGGGAAATTCTGTAAGTTTTGGTAATATTAATAAGATCGCGATCCCGGCGATCATAGCAGGTATCGCAGAACCTCTAATTTCCTTAACCGATATTGCAGTTATTGGAAATGTAGAAGAAAACTCCATTGAAGCACTGGCCGCTGCCGGAATCGTAGGTTCTTTTCTTTCTGCGATCATCTGGATCGTAGCGCAAACCAAAACTGCCATTTCAGCTACCGTTTCTCAACATCTGGGAGCAAATCGTTTACATGCTGTCAAGACTCTTATTCCCCAAACCATTCTTTTTAATTTTCTTTTTAGCCTTTTCATTTATGCTACCACGGCGATCTTTGCTGAAGCAATCTTCAGCGCGTATAATGCTGATGGTCTTATTCTACAATATTCTGAAAGTTATTATAAGATCAGGGCACTTGGATATCCACTAACACTGGTAACCTTCGCGATATTTGGCGTTTTTAGAGGTTTACAGAATACGCTTTGGGCAATGAAATGCAGTCTTACCGGAGCGGTGGTAAATATAGTTCTGGACTATATTCTGGTTTATGGAATTGATGGCCTTGTACCAGCTATGCATCTTGAAGGTGCCGCATATGCCAGTCTTGTTGCGCAGGCGACTATGCTTATCATGGCACTCTGGTTCTATTTCAGGAAAACACCATTTCATTTGAAGTTGAGTCTAAAGATCAATCCGCAGATGAAACCTTTATTGCTTATGGCCGCAAACCTGTTCATAAGAACTGCCGCTCTTAATTTTGCGATCTATCTAGCCAACGCTTATGCGACCGATTATGGCAAGAACTATATCGCAGCCCAGAGCATTCTTATGAACATCTGGCTATTCTTCAGCTTTTTTATAGATGGCTATGCGAATGCAGGAAACGCAATTGGCGGAAAATTACTGGGCGCCAGGGATTATAAAAATCTATGGGAACTGAGTAAAAAAATTAGCAAGTATGCGGTACTTATCGCGCTTATTCTAATGGGAATTTGCTTCGCATTATATGATCAGATCGGCTTGTTATTCAATAAAGAAGCAAGTGTACTCGCATTATTCTCTTCAGTTTTCTGGATAGTTTTGATCATGCAACCCGTAAATGCGATCGCTTTTATGTTCGACGGAATCTTTAAAGGACTGGGAGAAGCAAAATATTTGCGAAATGTCTTACTGGTCGCGACTTTCCTTGGCTTCACTCCTACCCTTCTGCTTGCAGATCATTTCGGACTTAAACTTTATGCGATCTGGATCGCGTTCTTTGTATGGATGCTCATTCGAAGCAGTACTTTAGTGATATATTTCCGAAGAAAATATCTTCACAAAAAAGTCTAA